In Bdellovibrionales bacterium, the following proteins share a genomic window:
- the sucD gene encoding succinate--CoA ligase subunit alpha: MAILVDKNTRVICQGITGAQGSFHSEQALAYGTKMVGGVTPGKGGSKHLGLPVFDTVEQAIRMTRANASVIYVPPPLAADAIMEAVDAELDLVVCITEGIPVLDMVRVKRYMQGRKTRLIGPNCPGVITPGECKIGIMPGHIHKPGRIGVLSRSGTLTYEAVWQLTNQGLGQSSCIGIGGDPVNGTNFIDILEMFNADKNTDAVIMIGEIGGSAEEEAAEYIKREFKKPVTCFIAGATAPKGKRMGHAGAIISGGKGTAEAKFEALQAAQCSIARSPAELGLTLKNSLK; the protein is encoded by the coding sequence GTGGCTATTTTGGTGGATAAGAATACAAGAGTTATTTGCCAGGGTATAACTGGAGCACAGGGGAGCTTTCACTCCGAACAAGCGCTTGCTTACGGTACCAAGATGGTGGGAGGGGTTACTCCTGGCAAGGGTGGCAGCAAACACTTAGGTTTGCCCGTATTTGACACAGTTGAGCAAGCGATTCGAATGACCCGGGCCAATGCATCCGTCATTTATGTGCCTCCTCCTCTCGCTGCAGACGCGATCATGGAGGCCGTTGATGCCGAGCTTGATTTGGTGGTATGCATCACAGAGGGAATTCCAGTCCTGGATATGGTGAGAGTGAAGAGATATATGCAGGGTCGCAAGACACGTCTCATTGGCCCTAATTGTCCTGGAGTTATCACACCGGGAGAGTGCAAGATTGGAATTATGCCTGGGCATATCCACAAACCCGGTCGGATTGGTGTGCTTTCTCGCTCGGGAACTCTGACTTATGAGGCTGTTTGGCAGCTGACCAATCAAGGACTTGGCCAGAGCAGTTGCATTGGCATTGGCGGCGATCCTGTGAACGGGACAAACTTTATTGATATTTTGGAGATGTTCAATGCGGATAAGAACACAGACGCCGTCATCATGATTGGGGAGATTGGTGGCTCAGCAGAGGAGGAGGCGGCTGAGTACATCAAACGTGAATTCAAGAAGCCCGTGACCTGTTTTATTGCCGGAGCCACCGCCCCAAAGGGAAAACGGATGGGACATGCGGGAGCCATTATCAGCGGTGGCAAGGGGACGGCCGAAGCCAAATTTGAAGCTCTTCAAGCAGCTCAGTGTTCGATAGCCCGAAGCCCAGCCGAACTGGGATTGACTCTTAAGAACAGCCTGAAATAA
- the ndk gene encoding nucleoside-diphosphate kinase, with protein sequence MASERTFSIIKPNAVKKNVVGAIIQKFEENGLRIAALRMTRLDRSKCEEFYAEHKARPFFGELVSFMTSGPVVIICLAGENAVEKNRTLMGATDPAKAAVGTIRRLFGDNVGENAVHGSDSHASADRELSLFFEKSEIVNI encoded by the coding sequence ATGGCAAGTGAAAGAACGTTTAGTATAATTAAGCCAAATGCTGTCAAGAAGAACGTTGTGGGCGCGATTATCCAAAAATTTGAAGAGAACGGCCTCCGGATTGCCGCTTTAAGAATGACAAGGCTTGATCGTTCCAAATGTGAAGAATTTTATGCTGAACATAAGGCTCGACCTTTTTTTGGTGAGTTGGTGAGCTTTATGACTTCCGGACCCGTGGTGATCATTTGTTTGGCTGGTGAAAATGCTGTTGAAAAGAATAGAACACTTATGGGTGCCACTGACCCTGCAAAAGCAGCTGTGGGAACGATTCGTCGGCTCTTTGGCGACAATGTGGGTGAGAATGCGGTCCATGGTAGCGACAGTCACGCAAGTGCAGACCGTGAACTGAGCTTATTTTTTGAGAAGTCTGAGATCGTTAACATATAG
- a CDS encoding helix-turn-helix domain-containing protein gives MKNTGKVLQENREKQNMTISEVALATKINPRVLQAMEAGNMDKLPAISFLRGFIRSYAGHLKIDGDQLLALFNEELNIQPQAIEELGVQGKVPEKKESSSIPWYHDLPILKDTSLTSKSLVAGGIILLIGLIIGVKGIVEKYEKEGHVSDAPEDIVGLKHESETASEEGDQLRTAKSEGSAIQSDTARSELSRSTANETKKTPVPALPPNQNPVPSKQIVGTAGPKLPVETSPVQKPIAGVKVAPPVSAAAVPAKLSDQPVNKPLEAVMPKVALNTPKNPTEEDAAPVGLKGGAQEIIIEALDKVEVSFRVDGGELKKVALQPEQVHTIKGKSSVTIDLMDGGAVNIIHNGIDKGVPGDLGKSKKLKYP, from the coding sequence ATGAAAAATACGGGCAAGGTATTACAAGAGAATCGTGAAAAGCAGAACATGACAATCAGTGAGGTTGCATTAGCAACCAAAATCAATCCACGTGTTTTGCAAGCCATGGAGGCCGGCAACATGGATAAGCTTCCGGCCATTTCTTTTCTGCGTGGTTTTATTCGGTCCTACGCGGGTCACCTCAAGATTGACGGTGACCAGTTATTGGCTCTTTTTAATGAGGAGCTAAATATACAGCCCCAAGCGATAGAAGAACTTGGGGTACAAGGCAAGGTTCCAGAGAAGAAAGAGAGTTCATCAATACCCTGGTATCACGATTTACCGATTCTTAAGGATACTTCATTGACTTCCAAATCGTTGGTGGCGGGCGGTATTATACTGCTCATAGGATTGATTATTGGAGTGAAAGGGATCGTTGAGAAATATGAAAAAGAGGGCCACGTTTCCGATGCCCCTGAAGATATTGTCGGCTTAAAACATGAGAGCGAAACTGCCAGTGAAGAGGGCGATCAGTTGAGAACGGCGAAATCAGAGGGATCTGCGATTCAGTCTGACACTGCCAGATCTGAATTGTCGCGGTCAACTGCAAACGAAACGAAGAAGACTCCGGTCCCTGCTTTGCCTCCCAATCAAAATCCAGTGCCGAGTAAACAGATCGTCGGGACAGCAGGACCAAAACTGCCTGTTGAGACGTCACCAGTGCAAAAGCCAATTGCCGGGGTCAAGGTAGCTCCGCCGGTTTCTGCTGCCGCAGTCCCAGCCAAACTTTCAGACCAGCCAGTGAATAAGCCATTGGAGGCAGTAATGCCGAAAGTGGCATTGAATACCCCTAAGAATCCGACTGAGGAGGATGCAGCACCTGTTGGATTAAAAGGTGGAGCTCAGGAGATTATCATTGAAGCCTTGGACAAAGTTGAAGTGTCTTTTCGCGTTGATGGTGGGGAGTTGAAAAAGGTCGCCTTGCAGCCAGAGCAAGTCCACACGATTAAAGGGAAATCTTCAGTTACCATTGACCTTATGGACGGGGGGGCAGTCAATATTATTCACAATGGCATCGACAAGGGAGTTCCTGGGGATCTTGGGAAATCTAAGAAACTAAAATATCCATAA
- the sucC gene encoding ADP-forming succinate--CoA ligase subunit beta produces the protein MNIHEYQAKEILRHFGVTTLKGVMAVSVDAAVKAATDVGGSLWVVKAQIHAGGRGKGGGVKLARSLDEVRSLAKDILGMKLVTHQTGPDGKVVQRLYIEQGCNISKEYYVAALLDRACGRVTLMASSEGGMDIEEVAEKSPEKIFRVVVDPAVGLMPFQARQLAFNVGMREKVAAKASKVFLSLYEAFVKSDCSMAEINPLVETKEGEVIALDAKMNFDSNALYRQPHIVEYRDLSEEDPAEIEASKYELAFIKLDGNIGCLVNGAGLAMATMDIIKLQGGSPANFLDVGGGADKAKVTNAFKLILKDPNVKGILVNIFGGIMKCDIIAEGVIAASKEVGLKVPLVVRLQGTNVELGKKLLTESGLNIIPADDLTDAAKKIVGQINGGR, from the coding sequence ATGAATATACATGAATATCAAGCCAAAGAGATTCTTCGTCATTTTGGCGTAACGACCTTGAAGGGCGTTATGGCTGTGTCAGTAGATGCAGCCGTAAAAGCGGCAACGGATGTTGGAGGTTCATTGTGGGTTGTGAAGGCCCAGATTCATGCTGGAGGAAGAGGGAAAGGGGGCGGAGTAAAATTAGCCAGGTCTCTCGATGAAGTTCGGAGTTTGGCGAAAGATATTTTGGGAATGAAATTGGTGACTCACCAGACGGGCCCCGACGGGAAAGTTGTTCAGAGACTCTATATCGAACAAGGTTGTAACATCTCGAAGGAGTATTACGTTGCGGCTCTGTTAGACCGTGCCTGTGGCCGAGTTACTCTGATGGCAAGTTCTGAGGGAGGAATGGACATTGAGGAGGTAGCAGAAAAATCCCCTGAAAAGATTTTTCGGGTAGTTGTTGATCCAGCAGTTGGATTGATGCCTTTTCAGGCTCGACAATTGGCCTTTAATGTTGGGATGAGGGAGAAGGTTGCAGCCAAGGCATCCAAGGTTTTTTTGAGTCTTTATGAGGCCTTTGTTAAAAGTGATTGCTCAATGGCGGAGATCAATCCACTCGTTGAAACAAAAGAGGGGGAGGTCATTGCCCTTGATGCTAAAATGAACTTTGATTCCAACGCCCTTTACCGACAGCCTCACATTGTTGAGTATCGTGATTTGAGCGAAGAGGACCCCGCAGAGATAGAAGCGAGCAAATATGAACTCGCCTTTATTAAATTGGACGGCAATATAGGTTGTTTGGTCAATGGTGCTGGTCTGGCAATGGCCACGATGGATATCATTAAGCTTCAAGGTGGGAGTCCTGCGAATTTCCTCGATGTCGGAGGAGGAGCTGACAAGGCGAAGGTGACCAATGCCTTTAAGTTGATCCTCAAGGATCCCAATGTGAAGGGCATTTTGGTGAATATTTTTGGTGGGATCATGAAATGTGACATCATTGCTGAAGGAGTGATTGCGGCCAGCAAAGAGGTGGGCCTAAAAGTTCCGCTGGTAGTTCGATTGCAAGGGACTAATGTTGAACTAGGGAAAAAGCTTCTGACTGAAAGTGGCCTTAACATCATCCCCGCTGATGATTTAACTGATGCCGCAAAGAAAATTGTTGGCCAAATAAATGGAGGTCGCTAG
- a CDS encoding NAD+ synthase has product MRIALAQINSVLGDFFGNRKKILDYCQRAADKNCDLIVFPEASLFGYLPMDLLERPSVIDSQKRQLHFLSKEIPKGLAVLLGAFTDNMNSSGKPYCNSAVLLSKDKLPRFFPKKLLPAYDVFDEGRHIEPGPPKGINFFSLKGKNILVTVCEDLWAWPEISPSGRSPYAINPLTSVKKKMDLVVNLSASPFTSQKGHFRRKVVAKAASCFKAPVIYVNMVGAQDELIFDGGSFAVDKSGNMLTQAPFFEENLQVIDLDEPKNHAPKKFPSFKKRHSKIELLRQALVLGMRDFAQKVGIGRLHLGLSGGIDSALVACLAKDAVGPQNVCGISIPGPYSRPESLTSAEQLAQNIGIEFKIIPMNPIYSSVISGIEDSWGAREFGLMNENVQARLRGLLLMGYSNRENSLLLNTSNKSELAVGYSTLYGDLCGGLSPIGDLLKGEVIAMCKHYNLESELIPHEIITRPPSAELRPNQLDQDTLPPYELLDQIVHKLVVKRKAPRGPLEKRILSLMVASEFKRWQAPPILKVSDHAFGRGRRFPIAQHSLD; this is encoded by the coding sequence ATGAGGATTGCTTTGGCGCAAATCAACTCGGTTTTGGGTGATTTTTTTGGAAATAGAAAAAAGATTTTGGACTATTGTCAGCGAGCAGCTGACAAAAATTGTGACCTCATCGTCTTTCCGGAGGCATCTTTGTTTGGATACCTCCCAATGGATCTTCTTGAGCGTCCCTCAGTTATTGATTCTCAGAAACGACAGTTACATTTTCTGAGCAAAGAGATACCAAAAGGATTGGCCGTTCTACTTGGGGCTTTCACAGATAATATGAATTCATCAGGAAAGCCGTATTGCAATTCAGCGGTACTCCTTTCAAAAGACAAACTCCCCAGGTTCTTCCCAAAAAAACTGCTCCCGGCCTACGACGTTTTTGACGAGGGAAGGCATATTGAGCCAGGCCCACCGAAAGGGATCAATTTTTTTTCGCTCAAGGGTAAAAACATTCTCGTCACCGTCTGTGAGGATCTGTGGGCATGGCCGGAGATATCTCCCTCGGGAAGGTCCCCCTATGCAATAAATCCCCTGACGTCTGTGAAAAAGAAAATGGACCTGGTAGTAAACCTCAGTGCCTCACCTTTTACTTCACAAAAGGGTCATTTTAGAAGGAAGGTGGTCGCAAAAGCTGCCTCCTGCTTTAAGGCTCCAGTGATTTACGTCAATATGGTGGGCGCCCAAGATGAGTTGATTTTTGACGGTGGTAGCTTCGCGGTGGACAAAAGCGGTAATATGCTGACACAGGCACCGTTTTTCGAAGAGAATTTGCAAGTCATTGATCTTGATGAGCCCAAGAATCACGCCCCCAAGAAGTTCCCCTCCTTCAAAAAGCGCCATTCCAAGATCGAACTCCTTCGCCAAGCTCTTGTTTTGGGGATGAGAGATTTTGCACAAAAAGTTGGTATTGGTCGTCTGCATCTCGGCCTGAGCGGAGGTATCGATTCAGCTCTTGTCGCCTGTTTGGCAAAAGATGCAGTTGGACCTCAGAATGTATGTGGCATTTCGATACCCGGCCCCTACAGCCGACCAGAGAGTCTTACCTCAGCAGAACAACTTGCTCAGAATATTGGAATTGAGTTCAAGATCATTCCAATGAATCCCATTTACTCTTCTGTTATTTCCGGGATTGAAGATTCCTGGGGGGCTCGAGAATTTGGTTTGATGAACGAAAATGTTCAGGCGCGATTGCGCGGACTGCTATTAATGGGCTATTCAAATCGGGAAAATAGCCTCCTTCTAAATACAAGCAACAAGAGCGAACTCGCTGTCGGGTATAGCACCCTCTATGGAGATCTGTGTGGAGGACTTTCTCCAATAGGCGACCTTCTTAAGGGCGAAGTTATAGCTATGTGCAAACATTATAATTTGGAATCCGAACTCATCCCTCATGAGATCATCACAAGACCTCCCTCTGCTGAACTGAGACCAAATCAACTGGATCAAGACACTCTGCCTCCCTACGAATTACTGGATCAAATTGTTCATAAGTTGGTCGTCAAACGAAAGGCGCCGCGTGGCCCATTGGAAAAGAGAATCTTAAGCCTCATGGTTGCCTCAGAATTTAAACGATGGCAGGCCCCACCGATATTAAAGGTATCCGATCACGCCTTTGGTCGAGGACGCCGTTTCCCCATCGCCCAACATTCTCTCGATTAA
- the mdh gene encoding malate dehydrogenase: MMHKRKKITVVGAGFVGSTCAHWAAIKELGDVVLVDINEGAAKGKALDLFEASPVEGFDSRVFGTKDYKDTAQSDVVIITAGIPRKPGMSRDDLLATNAKIMRAVCEGIREYSPNAVAIIVSNPLDAMAFVAKETLGYPPERVIGMAGVLDGARFRSFIAEELNVSVKDIQAFVLGGHGDTMVPMPRHCSVGGVPLMEIMKKDRIEALVDRTRKGGAEIVQLLQTGSAYYAPSSSAVQMAESILKDQGRILPCAAFLRGEYGVRDLFIGVLCKLGGKGLEKVIEVQLNDEERAGLDNSVKAVRELVEALRKLNYK; the protein is encoded by the coding sequence GTTTTGTTGGGTCCACGTGCGCACACTGGGCAGCAATAAAGGAGCTCGGCGATGTTGTTCTTGTCGATATCAATGAGGGAGCAGCCAAAGGAAAAGCTCTTGATCTTTTTGAAGCATCTCCAGTTGAAGGCTTTGATTCTCGCGTTTTTGGAACCAAGGACTATAAGGACACTGCTCAATCAGATGTGGTGATTATCACTGCCGGAATTCCGCGGAAACCCGGAATGAGTCGTGATGACTTGCTTGCGACGAATGCGAAAATTATGCGAGCGGTATGTGAAGGGATTCGGGAGTATTCTCCAAACGCCGTTGCGATTATTGTGAGCAATCCCCTTGATGCTATGGCGTTTGTTGCAAAAGAAACTTTGGGATATCCTCCGGAACGGGTGATCGGCATGGCCGGAGTGCTTGATGGGGCTCGCTTTCGATCATTCATTGCAGAAGAATTGAACGTCAGTGTTAAAGATATTCAAGCTTTTGTTCTTGGGGGCCATGGGGACACCATGGTTCCTATGCCTAGGCACTGCTCTGTTGGTGGAGTTCCTCTTATGGAAATCATGAAGAAGGACCGCATCGAAGCTCTCGTCGACAGAACAAGAAAAGGTGGGGCCGAAATTGTCCAGCTTTTACAGACGGGTTCGGCATACTATGCGCCATCCTCGAGCGCCGTGCAGATGGCTGAATCAATTTTGAAAGACCAAGGAAGAATATTGCCGTGTGCGGCCTTTTTAAGGGGTGAATACGGGGTTCGAGATCTTTTTATTGGAGTACTTTGCAAATTGGGTGGTAAGGGCCTTGAAAAAGTAATCGAAGTGCAGCTCAACGATGAAGAGAGAGCTGGCCTCGATAATTCGGTGAAGGCAGTGCGAGAACTTGTCGAGGCTCTCAGAAAACTTAATTACAAGTAG
- a CDS encoding glycosyltransferase family 39 protein: MSRLSWLWVIALLIKIIVAGYLPLSPDEAYYWVWSKYPQLSYFDHPPFVAWLFQFGRIFENYYSFVRIPSVIFLHLSFWVWIPILKRFLGQDEVWKWAILWLLNPLTGPGSIVVTPDLPLMFFLPLATLALLRTIETKSLKWAASFGICLGLGFCSKYHMGLFGLIGLTWVLWERKLTRGHWLCLLIAAFFFSLTSLPVWLWNLNNEFASFRFQINHGLGHSKWNPFWTWSYFIGQIGLLFPFVVWAFLINFRSERLPKWVSFFALGPLIFFLASSFRGKVEANWPILAYPFFLAVAGLYFPSRLFKITLVTWVALTSFFVVDLGYGIVPEKWTPSKLKEIKRIESAFGETRQYRPLFVHSYQVAAKMSFLNREAIYKLRGSGRFDFFDGLEGSMPPRELFYFLTLRGESLPVDYNTDFIVSDRTEIGDDFDLLKVIPK; this comes from the coding sequence TTGTCACGTCTGAGCTGGCTATGGGTAATAGCCTTGCTAATCAAAATAATAGTTGCGGGTTATTTGCCCCTGTCACCTGACGAGGCCTATTACTGGGTATGGTCAAAGTACCCTCAATTGAGCTACTTCGATCATCCTCCGTTTGTGGCCTGGCTCTTCCAATTTGGCCGTATCTTTGAAAATTATTATTCTTTCGTGCGCATTCCCTCCGTTATTTTTCTTCATTTGTCATTTTGGGTGTGGATCCCCATATTGAAGAGATTCCTTGGCCAAGACGAAGTGTGGAAATGGGCGATTTTGTGGCTCTTAAATCCGCTCACCGGACCTGGCTCAATTGTGGTCACTCCAGACTTGCCACTGATGTTTTTTTTACCCTTAGCGACACTGGCTCTTCTTCGTACGATTGAAACAAAATCATTGAAATGGGCCGCCTCTTTTGGAATTTGTTTGGGGTTGGGGTTTTGCTCAAAGTATCACATGGGTCTTTTTGGTCTGATCGGCCTGACTTGGGTCCTGTGGGAAAGAAAGCTGACCCGCGGACATTGGCTGTGTCTGTTGATTGCGGCGTTTTTCTTTTCGCTGACGTCTTTGCCTGTGTGGTTATGGAATTTGAATAATGAATTTGCATCATTTCGGTTTCAAATCAATCACGGTTTAGGCCATTCAAAATGGAATCCTTTTTGGACGTGGTCCTATTTTATTGGACAGATAGGTTTGCTTTTTCCCTTTGTGGTTTGGGCGTTTTTGATAAATTTTCGAAGTGAGAGGTTGCCGAAATGGGTGAGCTTTTTTGCTTTGGGTCCTCTCATTTTTTTTCTGGCGAGTTCTTTTAGGGGCAAGGTAGAAGCAAATTGGCCAATATTGGCTTACCCCTTCTTTCTAGCGGTGGCAGGTCTCTACTTTCCTTCGCGACTGTTTAAAATAACTTTGGTTACCTGGGTTGCTTTGACTTCATTTTTTGTTGTGGATTTGGGTTATGGGATCGTGCCAGAAAAGTGGACGCCATCCAAATTGAAGGAGATTAAACGGATAGAATCAGCTTTCGGGGAAACGAGGCAGTACAGGCCGTTGTTTGTGCATTCTTATCAGGTCGCTGCCAAGATGAGTTTTTTGAATAGAGAAGCCATTTACAAGCTTCGCGGAAGTGGGCGATTTGATTTTTTTGATGGATTGGAAGGATCAATGCCTCCTAGGGAGCTATTTTATTTTCTCACATTACGTGGAGAATCATTGCCTGTCGATTACAACACAGATTTCATTGTTTCTGATCGAACGGAGATAGGGGATGATTTTGACTTACTCAAAGTGATTCCTAAATGA
- a CDS encoding (2Fe-2S)-binding protein, giving the protein MFIKKNKNHDTSSILFNPPGEKVTIGTSKTVLDVALRHDIDIPHSCEGMGTCTTCRVILTKNPVSGFLPRTSIENEVAIERGFLDEERLACQLIPCPGMEICIPNYRK; this is encoded by the coding sequence ATGTTCATCAAAAAAAATAAAAATCATGATACTTCATCCATTCTCTTCAATCCGCCTGGCGAAAAGGTCACAATTGGAACCAGCAAGACTGTTTTAGATGTTGCACTCAGACATGATATTGATATCCCGCACTCCTGCGAAGGAATGGGAACGTGCACAACCTGCCGAGTGATTCTTACTAAAAATCCCGTTTCAGGTTTTTTGCCACGAACGTCGATTGAAAATGAAGTCGCCATTGAAAGAGGATTTCTTGACGAAGAACGCCTTGCCTGCCAGCTGATCCCTTGTCCTGGCATGGAGATCTGCATTCCAAATTACCGAAAATGA
- a CDS encoding 3'-5' exonuclease: MQFVAFDLETTGTLPGVDRIVEIGAVRFVDGVVESVYTTLVDPLVPIPAAASRVNQITDDMVRGKPTIDVLLDSFAEFCDADVIVAHNAIFDAQFLTSDIKKFDARAPKGAILDTYGMAKRILPGLANYRLGTLVQHLNIDSQEFHRAQADASYCGKLFIHLIRKITGNILEMPPLENLINLTGRAEIRFPQIVPQPKQLGFLDGLL; encoded by the coding sequence ATGCAGTTTGTAGCGTTTGACCTTGAAACAACGGGAACCTTGCCCGGGGTCGATAGGATCGTTGAAATTGGGGCTGTTCGATTTGTTGATGGGGTTGTAGAGTCTGTTTACACAACTCTGGTGGACCCCCTCGTTCCAATTCCTGCTGCAGCATCTAGAGTTAACCAAATAACGGACGACATGGTTAGAGGAAAGCCGACAATTGATGTTCTGCTTGATTCCTTTGCTGAATTTTGTGATGCCGATGTTATCGTTGCTCACAATGCGATTTTTGACGCCCAGTTCTTAACCTCTGATATCAAGAAGTTTGATGCGCGAGCCCCTAAAGGCGCAATTCTTGATACCTATGGGATGGCGAAGCGGATCCTGCCAGGATTGGCTAACTATCGCTTAGGTACCCTTGTTCAGCATTTGAACATTGATTCCCAAGAATTCCACAGAGCTCAAGCAGACGCTTCTTACTGTGGGAAACTTTTCATTCACTTGATAAGGAAAATAACTGGAAATATTCTAGAAATGCCACCCCTTGAAAATTTGATTAATTTGACTGGCCGTGCAGAAATTCGATTTCCGCAGATCGTACCTCAACCAAAGCAACTTGGTTTTTTGGATGGCCTGTTATAG
- a CDS encoding tetratricopeptide repeat protein: MKSPHYTDARNNLGRLYIEMGNYNQAIAVLKRANEDLTYPFPDKTLTNLGIAYFNKGEFAVARDYLKKSLGIKRENCLTFNFYGRALFELSDFQLAAESFDQAIALCKSSKFDEPHYFSALSYFKIGDKSRAVARLEELIALFPEGKYSSQSKNMLEMIR, from the coding sequence GTGAAGTCTCCTCATTACACGGATGCAAGAAATAATCTGGGGAGACTTTATATCGAAATGGGGAACTATAATCAGGCTATAGCCGTGTTAAAACGAGCAAATGAGGACCTTACATATCCATTTCCAGATAAAACTCTGACGAATTTGGGAATTGCTTATTTCAATAAGGGCGAGTTCGCTGTGGCCAGGGACTATCTAAAGAAATCGCTTGGGATAAAAAGGGAGAATTGTCTCACTTTCAACTTTTATGGACGGGCTCTTTTCGAGTTGAGCGATTTTCAGTTAGCCGCAGAGTCGTTTGACCAAGCGATTGCTTTATGCAAGTCTTCAAAATTCGATGAGCCCCATTATTTTAGCGCACTTAGTTATTTTAAGATTGGGGATAAGTCTCGCGCTGTTGCTCGGCTTGAGGAGTTGATCGCTCTTTTTCCCGAGGGGAAGTACAGTAGTCAGTCCAAGAATATGCTGGAAATGATCAGGTAG